Within Coffea arabica cultivar ET-39 chromosome 4e, Coffea Arabica ET-39 HiFi, whole genome shotgun sequence, the genomic segment TGCAGCTGTAGCAGTGCGTCTCACACTTAGCAAAGCAGCTCAGCTCGGTTGGCAAAGGATCAAAGTCATAAATGGCAATAAACAACTTATTTGCCTGCTGAAAACTGGGAAGGGAAACAAGCCGAATATAGCTACGTTGGTGGAAGACATACTTGCTCTTGCAAATCTGTTTCACATGTGCTTTTTTGAAGAAGGAAAATCTACTAATATGGCTCTATGTAAAACAATTAGTTCTTATGTTTTAAGCATAGTTATGGATGAGGAGAGATTTGTTGCATCTCCTTAGTGTCATTGTACACTTTGTATAGGTAGTTGAGTCGTTGCCCAAATATTGTAAAGTCTTGGTTGTTATAAAATCCATCTAttgtttcggaaaaaaaaaaaaaaaaagatagtcaTCTAGCACTACTACAAAAATGTCGTTTTACGACATTTAAAAGCGTCATTATAGCTCGATGTAATGACGTTTGATCTATGATGACGCTCTGCTAGAAACGTCGTCCATTCCAGCGTCACTATAGGTTTATGACAGTTGTATGAGTCCTAATTTGTAGTTCTGTTGGCATTTATAAATGTTATTATTTATCGTTTTAATGACACTTTTAAATGACAAGAAATGCTGGAGAACAGGTAAGGTTATATGAATCTAAAGTGACACTCGATGCCTGTCATATATTGGATCTATCATGACGCTTCTATTATGTAAGTACAATAAGATATTATGACACATTTGCAGTATAAGTAAAATGAAATATTATTACACTTTTATGGTGTAAGTACAATAAGATATTATGACACATTTGCAGTATAAGTAAAATGAAATATTATGACACTTTTATGGTGTAACTAGATTAGGTTGTTCTGACACTTGTTAAcatgaaaatttgtgaatattaTGAACTGCAAAACTCGAAGTGGTGACACTTTTTAGTGTCAATACATCATATTGCATTAGCCCTGTGTACCATCCGGATTTTTATACCCAAAAGCAGAATCACATTTCATCCTGCCTGCACAATATAGATTCTAATTTTTGGAATAATAAAGTTATTAGTACCATCTTATAAAGGAAAATCAAGGTGATTTACATTTTCATAGTAATTAGTGCAATACAAGCAGCCAAACTGGTGCAAAAGTACATCATCCAAGTAACTTACATGGCTACTATGTCAACAAATTACATGCCAATTCAgagatttttcaaaagttaTGAGTATTGCAGTAGTATTGCCAATACATATCAAAGAAGCAATAGTTCAACAAGAACTCACCAAAAAACGCATTGACAATGTCTTCAAAATATAGCCATTTGACCCAAGGATCCTTTAGTTTTCTTCAAGAATCACCTACAAGTGTCATAAACCAAGAAATAGGAGTTACAATCACATCTACAGCTCTTCTTTTACAGTTTTaatgttagaaaataaataaaaattaagttaAACAAATGATAAAGATAAGATAAAAAGATTACCAGGTTTATTGGCCAAGCAATAGCTACTCCAATTGCATCTCCAATCTTGCGAAAATTATGGTATGGCCTCATTAGCTTTTCATCATTCTCCACAGGCACATTCACATGGATTTCACACCAATGTGATCCCAAAGGTGTGTCACCAACTTCAGAAGTTGGATCCAAATTTCTAACCACTCCAACAGCACAAATTTTGCTCGAATCAACCATGCTTCTTACTGTAACTTTATCCCCAACCTTAAAAACAAATTTTATAAAACATATAACCACATATAAGAGAGCAAGTCTTGAATAGATATTCAATCACAATACCACAAGAATCAACCCAAAATGACAGCCACAACAAATACCAAAACCAAAGTGCAGTCCATTACAATCAATAATGATATCCAAAACAAGAATCTCCACAATTAACATAAAGCAATTACAAACATGTTCATGAAAACCATTTGTGAACGCAACATCTAAAAAAGGTCATAATGTGAAGATGTATGATGCAAATTCGAAGATACCTCTCCATGAGCTAACCATTGAGTATATCCCTTAATAAACCCTTTCCATATCAAGTGTGATTTGGCCTGCTCTCTCGTGACAAATACCCCATTCCCGCACCTAATGCATGGGCATAAAATCATCTCCCCTATACTTCCATTCGTAAatgcaaaatcaagaaaatcttCTAAACCAGCTTTATACTCATCACTTGATCGTGACATACTCATCCATCTTTTATCCATGTTCACATAGATTCtaattataaaaagaaaaaaagcctCATTAGCATCTACAAGAGAATTTTACCTAAACTATTACTGATTTTTGCATGAAACATTTACTTAGATAAGAAAACTAATTTCAACAGGATTAATAGAAGACACAAATCACTCATGGAATATCTTCTAAAGTAAAGCTACCAAAAGTATCAAAACTATGTTGTAAGAACTAATCCAAGTGTTCTAGGCATGTTCAAAACAGAATGTTCACATATCCAGGTGTTCTAGACTTTTGAGTAATAAGAACTAATCCAAAAGTATCAAAACAGAATATGATATCAAAAGGAAAGATAGCAAAAGTTCAATTTCAGATTGTAAGACACAAACTATCGAACAGATGGTAGGCACAAAAGAATAACAGTCTACGGAATTCAAAATTAGTCCAATAATATAGCCAATATCAATTTGAGATAGAGAACTTGGACAACATATTAGCAACCCAACTAATCAGCAATAGAATTTCTATACAATTGAAATAATTGCCTCGAACTATAATGTATTGGCAACCTAAGAGTAGCAGAAACATAATGTATATTTTTGGTTACCAACAACTCCAATTTGCTCCAAGTGGAAAGGGAATCAACGATCAGTGCTTGCTAGATGGAATCGAAGATGATGGCCGCTACAAACTTGAAACTGCATTGATGGAATAAGCTTGACTTAGTCACCACTTGATATATGCTATGTATGTAAGATGCACTTTGCATTAGAATCCTATGGGCAGAGCATTCTATATCAAGTTCAATACCAATGATGCAAATGTTAGTGGTAGGAAGTTCTAAGCCAATTTACCTACTTCAATTTTGGTCAAGTTTTGCAGCAAAGGCAGAAGATATTTAAAGAGAACACCTAATTGCTAACCATTTTAGGAAATCCTGGAGCtcccaaagaagaaaaatggggTGACAAGGCTGGAGTCAAGCTCACGCAAAAGGGTCAAGTAAAAAGTCCTATTCTAGTTATTGCAAAGAAACTAGTACTGGAAGGCACATGAGGTACTAGCCAACTGTTAAGTTGTCGGATGGCCTATGGGCAGCTATTCCTAATAGATATTGGCGTCTCAAAAGTTGGAGAAAGACCAACTGCATTATGGGTCAACAACTATGCAGTCCAAGAAATTTTCAAGCTACTTCAATAACAGAAATTTTCAAGCTACTTCAATAACAGAACAAGATACAAATCAGGATCAATGAACTAGTAAAATGAATTCAGGTCCTACCTACAAATCCTAGCGTAAAAGCATTCTGGGTAATTTGATAACCATTCAGACAATGAACTAGTGCAAAGATGACTAAAAAGCCACTCTTCTTCACAATAAACTCAATTACAGCAAGAATTCTTGTAGCCAGAAGAGAAGGCACATATTTGTTAAGaaagtgaaatttgaaaatgcaccataaaataaatagaaccagaaaattcaccaagaagACAGTAAATGCAGTAAAAAGAAACCCAAAaagaaagtaataaaaaaaatttcaagcgATCATCTAAGTTTTTCCTTGCCAGAACTCCTCTTGGCTGCCGCCTTAACCTTCTCGATATACCCTTCAATAGGAGGTGAAAATTGGCCATAAATCAATTCGCCGGAAAGGGTGTCAAATTGGGGACCAAAGCAGCAGCCTTCAGACCCTCGGGTAATGCCTCAATAGCTTCTTTCTTACACCTCAAGAATGCAGACTCAGCAGCCTGTCTAGCCCTATGCTTCCTCATCAGAACCCTGCTATACTTCTTGGCAAGCCCAGCGTAATCAGAACCCTGCTATACTCATCAACCAAGTGTAATCATTACCTTACTTTTCAGCCCCATCTTTTCTCTCTCAGCTTCCCTAGCTTTTTCCTTATGCTTCAAGAATCTGATTGGGGAAGTCAAAGCCAAGCACTCGTCGACCAATTCATCAAATTCAGATTTTTTTCTAGGCCCACCTTCTTTTTGATTCGAATCACCCGACCCAGTTCCTTTATTGGTTGTTACCTTCGATCTCTTCAATGGCTGTGATCCTTTGATTTTAGATTTCCCTTTTGCAGTTCCGCTGACTAAGCATCTTTGTAGAGATTGATAACTCAAAAACTCCAAACAAGCGTATGATGAGCCTAAAGATCTCATTTTTCTAGCCTCAGCTATTCGCACCATTCTTTTGCAGTTACAAAAGGTCCAATTTTCTGGGTCTAACGGCGGCGAAGGGAATGAGGAACGGCAATTTTGTTACCAGAGTCGAGGTTCTCTGAGGCAGCCGAAGAGTGGCAGAGGAATGAATCCAATTAAAATTTTAGTTATAGGGGGCAAAAAGAGTAGCACCCAAAATGAATGTCGAGTTGGGTGATAATTTTTAGCAAGGCACCGCCTGGGCTACCCTCTGTCACCCATCTTGCTCCTGCCCCATGTCCCACGCCGTCTCCGGAGAAGAAATAgagtaataaaaaaaagttattaatTTTGTCTAAAATGTATAGGTTACCTGGTAGTAATCTTCCTTCAGATGTTGTTGTAAGTAGAAGAACAAGTCCTGAGAGTTGTTGGCGATTTCCAATGAACACCGTCCTCCACCGTTGCACTTCGGGCTGACagatctcaaatattacatttttGTCTTCAAATTGGGGAGAATTAAAAATCGGatagaagaaagggaaagaaacaaGGGATTCGGTTGTTAGAGGGGTGAAGGATTTTGGCTTTTTTCAGAGAGAGTTAATGTGATTGAAGATTTTAGGAGAGAGAACTCGGATGAACAAAGAGTAAAGTTCAGTGGGTTCATTGGAGTTGTTAgattttttcccccaaaaaaatGGCGCTGAAGTGTAGCGCCATTCTCTTTCCCGCAtttgtttttcactttttacTTCTATTTGGACAATTAGAGTGATACGACGTCGTACTCGTCATTTTCTTTGTCACTGTAATGACGTTCCCTACTGCATGTTACATTAACTCTCTGTTGTGACACTTTTAAGAAAATGTCATATTAAGTGTGTGACTAAAGATCATTTTTGTAGTAGTGTAGGTTGAAGATATGGGGCtgattaaattgcaaatttaAAAGGCCAAGCTTCTCgatatttttccttcttttatgGGTCACTTTAGCTTAGGCTTCAGCAAACGTATCATGTCTTGTTAGGTATATTTGGCAAAATTGAACTCGTCAAactcaagttcaagttcaatttTATGTTACTTTACATAAAATTGAGCAAATGGAATTTAATCAACTTCAATCAAACTTATGgaatataaattaatatttgatataattgcaaacaagaaataaaataaacatttcATAATAATGCAATGCGTTCGAACTGCTCTAACTCAACTCGAGCTTGGCTTTGGTCAATGCAATTTCAAACTCAAGTTTTGACCGAACATGCTATCAAATAACTAAATTTAGTTTGACTCGATTGTACCCCAAGCTCTAAAGGCCATAGTAGTACCATTGAACTAAAACTGCTTGGTAAacttaataaataaatatagactaaattttgtatatattgaGAGTATATATACTATTTCGGTAGGATACATGACATATAtgcaaaatttggatttcgaaaattttaaatttaaattttattgaaTTGTCATGTATTTATGCCTGACGATGTATGTATTGTCAGTAAAATTCTTtccaaaaaaagtcaaaagttctCTTATATAAttgttatattattattttttaaatgtaaTTGAGAGTGTGGCGTCTAGTACAAGCCGTTTGGCCTTAGAGTTAACAATGTTTTAACTCTTCTCCAATTAAAACATTGTTACTCAAAGGTTTGGCGAATCTTTTGGTTTGTTTTTAATAATAGACAAGTTTGTTACAATTTTGTATAATAATAGACCCCAATATGTTTAAAATGCACACCCTAAAATACTCAAAAGCACAcaaagttttttttctttcttttctcttttcttcttcctccccctcACCTTAGTCACCATTGCCGCCCAGCACCTTCGCTGGCACCCTCCCTCTTttttcccctctctctctctctctccctacCTCCCTCTTCTCCTCTCTCTTTCGCCTTCGCCTTCTcctctctccctccctcctTGCTCTTCCTCTCATCTCCTCCCCTCCTCCTCCTGCTTCTCCTCCCTTCTCTTTCCACCCTTTATTCCCCCTCTCCCTCACCCCCACCTCCCTCTCCCTTCTCGGTGACCTCTACTTGCACGCAGCTAGATTTGGTCGCGATCTAGCCATGTGCGACCAGAGGTCTTGGGGTTGGAGGAGGGGAAGGGGGAGGAAGAGGAGACGAGGTGAGGAAGAGGGGGTGGCAGGGCAAAGGGGAAGGAGGAGGggggagaggagaggagagaaGGAGGGAGTGAGGGAGGATAGGAAAGAGGGACGAGGAGAAGAGagggaagaaaaagaggaaaaaagaaagaaaaagagaaaaggaaaaaggaaataagaaaattttctccAAATCCTTGAATacacaatttttttatttactatttttatGATAAGCTATTAAAAGTTGTATACAACCTTCCAAAAAATATACCATCTAAATGGACACTAAAATTACATCCAATTAGATGATTTACACTTCTATGTATAAAAGTACAATGTGTACTTTCATTCCATCGATCTCAGTTTATTTCATAGATCGTATACTATATCTCTTCTTAAGTTCAACAAATTCACTGCTTTATCAAATAGACAAATAAAATTTACAAAGCTGttgttgaaaaggaaaaaaaaatggttaacACTATATGAATTTTTTAAGGCCACTGGACAAACAATAGCTGCGTTTTCCTCCAGAAGAACGATAGCTTCCATATTAATCCTAGCATTCACGTACACATCATTGAAAACGTAGTTTAAGTTTTGAAAGCAAAACATACATTAACTGGAAAGCAAAAAAAACTAGGACTTTCTTTTCTAAAACTTTTTGCTTGACTTAGGATTCTTGACAATATTGGACGGTGCAATAGTGTGATAACTTATCTAGCTACCATTTATTGGTGCTTTAAAACAATGAATTTATATGCTAGCATAATAAACGTATATCATAAAGGTCACTTTCAATGCGATAACGAGGAGGACTATATAGAAGATCAGTTTATCTAAGTGATTTACTTGAAGTCCAAGAGATGAAAAGAGTTTTCAAATGTTTGTAAAAAGATTCAAACACGTTAAGATTACAAATAAGAATTAAAATCCTATCACAGTACTATCATTGTAGATCATGTTGTTGGTTCTAGACCAAATTAATCAAACAAGTAATAGTAATTTCTCTGGtaaaatttaacaaagaaattaacaaaatctcatacctcaatattgcattaataaatgcaaataatttgcACTATCAAAAGTTATTTTGGCATGGATTGTGCGCGAACTAAATCTTAAAATTATTGGATGAACAACTTCTGATCTTCAATCCGACCACCTTGGAATTGACAGCTACTAAAAAGTTCGGTAGGGCTGAGGCGCGTAGAACGCTCTCTTTAAGACGATACGCGTCCCTACGGTATTTTTTAAACCGATGCAGAAGGTCTAGCGCGCCGCCTCCAGGATACAATAGCCCAACTCTATAGTTGTTGCTTCCCTTTGATCTGCACAACCAAGAGAAGCAGAAGCTTCCCAATATCTTACTTTGCCCAAAGAAAATAGAATGAGGGAGAAagaaatgagtgtgagaaaaaTAGTATTTAGAAAGATCTTTTTTATTGAGAGAAGTGTGTCTTAAAATTATCCAAAGAATTTCACTATTTATAGGCTACAAAACCTTAAGAAAAAAGGGTTGAAAATGTGTAACGGTTTTTCCATATTAAATTGTATTTAATTGGTAGAATTTGTAACCTAAAAAATTAATCCACATTTGAATGGGTTATAAAGACTCAATTAATtcctcatttgaaacaaataattcatttgtaactctaattcaaataattgtataataactccattcaaaatgcattgtAACTCCCACAATTATAATTCCCATAACTcccaaataaattattataactCCTTGTAATGAAACTCCCACAATTATAATTCAAATAACTtccaaataaattattataactCCTTGTAAtgatttggtcaaggaaaaacttaagattttattaaaatacaccAACATTCCCccacttattttaataaaatttgagaAGAATAAAGATTTGGACAAAGTGAGAACATCATACATAATGAAAGTGGCATTGCCTTGAAACCTTCATTTAGTGTTTCCATAATCCCCATATTAGAGTCAAAGTGGACTATAGCCTTGAAACTAAGACTACTTTAAGATATGTAAGATTATGTCACACACATGATATTCAAGATATTAATTAACAAGCTTCTTAAGCCAGCACATTACGGCCTTGTGCTTTATCCCAGATTCATGAGTGCTTTAGAGACTTAGCCAAATTCTCATAGGAAGCGGCCTTTACTTCCACACTCATATAGGTGAGTCTATCAAGAATACCCCTATGACTAAGGCATTCCACCCATAAAGGGCTATAGAACTCATTAAAAGATTTATATCAAATCTTAGCCTTTCCTTCGTCATAGAGTCACGAGCATGCTCTACACCATGGGAAGGGTTTTAACAACTTTATAAAATATGCATGCTTTTCACCCAAACCATTCTATGATTCGTTTGTCTCTGACCTAGTTCTTGGGATCTCCAGTCCCTAGGTAGTTGTATCCTCATAGATGGTTCCAATTTAAAATTTTAGCTTCAAGTCCCATTCCCCTTGATGTGTATCATATCTTTGACTCAAGCTTGAGATTTTACACAATAAAATAGCAAAGATACGATGTCcccgaatttattttaaaataatctCTCTTAGTGGTTCAAATATATTGAACCAATCTTTGGTGAGAAAGTTTCTCATCCATTTATATTTGCCAAATAATATAGGCATATATTTGCTCATAttcaagtttttcaattttatctcaATGGGCAGTAA encodes:
- the LOC113736699 gene encoding uncharacterized protein, whose amino-acid sequence is MDKRWMSMSRSSDEYKAGLEDFLDFAFTNGSIGEMILCPCIRCGNGVFVTREQAKSHLIWKGFIKGYTQWLAHGEVGDKVTVRSMVDSSKICAVGVVRNLDPTSEVGDTPLGSHWCEIHVNVPVENDEKLMRPYHNFRKIGDAIGVAIAWPINLVILEEN